From the genome of Zalophus californianus isolate mZalCal1 chromosome 6, mZalCal1.pri.v2, whole genome shotgun sequence, one region includes:
- the LOC113910172 gene encoding 28S ribosomal protein S36, mitochondrial-like has protein sequence MMGSKMASAGRVVQVVKPHTPLIRFSDRRDNPKPNVSEVLRSAGLLSHASSISQHSKGSKSPDLLVHQGPPDTAEIIKTLPQKYRRKLVSQEEIEFIQHGGPE, from the coding sequence ATGATGGGCAGTAAGATGGCGTCTGCCGGCAGGGTCGTTCAGGTAGTCAAGCCACATACTCCATTAATAAGGTTCTCTGACAGAAGAGACAATCCTAAACCTAACGTATCAGAAGTTTTGAGATCAGCAGGACTACTGTCTCACGCTTCTTCAATTTCACAGCATTCTAAGGGAAGTAAATCCCCAGATTTGCTGGTGCATCAGGGTCCACCAGACactgcagaaataataaaaacattacctCAGAAATACAGAAGGAAACTTGTATCTcaagaagaaattgaatttatccAACATGGAGGTCCAGAATAA